The genomic window TTTTTGCATTATACACTTCTAAACGTATTTTTGCTGAACTGCCTTTCGTAATACTCACGGGATAACTTGTAATAATCGGTGCGATATCGAAGGTTTCAACAACAGTAAAAGAAATATTCGTCGTGCTGACGTGAAGATTCTGGCCGTTTTTAAATGTCACTTGAAACAGAATATTTTTTTGCCCTGATTTGGTTGGAGTAATTGAAAAGGTAATAGTCTTTGACGTATATGCATCCATATCACCAAGATATATCTTCTCAGGAGTTACTCTGATATCAGATTGCAGTTTTGGAGAAACGGTAACTCCGTACACAGTTGCCGGTCGATGATTGACAATTGTAAACGACAGCTGGGTATTTCCGCTCTGTGATACAATCGTAGGAACTGAAGCTGGAAGAATTTCTACAGTAGTGTTAGACACGAGAATAGGGATTGGGTAGCTTACATCGGTATACGTTTCAACATCGACGCGGACTGTTGGAAAATAGTATCCTTCAGGCATTTCTGGATCTACACTGAGGGGAAAACTAAGAGGAACACTTACACCGGGAGCGAGAGTACCAACATCTTCATAGTTCAAATTCGATTTGATTTCTCGATGTTTACTTTTTGCAGGGACAATCCAAACATTATTCACAACCCCGCCGATAGTTGATGTTGTCGTCACCGAATCACTAGTTGTCGTTCTTGTTGCCGTGAGTTCAGCGTTTTTGATCATCACGGTTAGGATTCCTGAATCGCCCGGCATAAATACTTCAGGATACAACGTGTAGTCAGAGACGATAAGTGACGGACTTGCAACAGCATTTTGTGGTATGATACTGAACAAGAGAAAAGTTAAAATAATTAATATTTTTTGTTTCATTGAATGCCTCCTCGTCATTTTTAGGGTGTATCCCGTCGACTATTACATAAGGTTTTTGTTTGGTTTTTGTTTGGCATCGTTTTGATTTTTCGAACAATTAGATGTTGAAAAAATATTCAGACGCACCAAGAAAAAAGGATGTACTGACATTTTTTAAAAAGAAGGATTTTTTTATCAGAGACATTTGGTCGAAAAAAAAAGAAGGAAGATTTCGATTAATCACACAGATTGATGTCTGCCCAACCAAAAAGTTCAATAGTCATCCATTGTATACTTGCAGTCTGAGAGTCGGTATCAACCGTATAAAGTCCGGTTATTCTTTTTGGTTCTTCATTTGGAAGAAGTATTTTACCATTAAAAAATCCTTTTTTGAAGATACCAAGTATTTTTCCAGTCGTACTGTTGTCATAGGTTGAAAACTCTGCTTTTAAAATTCCTACTCTATGCTTTTTTCCGATGACACCTGAAATCGTTCCCCTTGGTTCAAGATCATTTAAATACCCCCAGGTTCCTTCGACTACCTTTGGTTTAATTTGCATGCTTTTGCTCTCATAGCGGTATCTATTCTGTTCTAATTCTTGAGTATTGATGAGTAGTTCGAGGTCATCTAGTTCACGTGCATCGTCATTCAAAGCTATTGGAGATAGCGGTATACCGCATTTTTTTCCTTGTGGTATTGAAGTAGCAGTCGAGAGAGCATTACTTTTCACCCAGGATTCTTTTTGTGCTGTTACAACAGCGAAAACGCCGAGAGATACCAGCATACACATTATTACGGTTGCCCATACTTTTTTCATCATTTTTCTTTCACCTTACTATCGTATATGTCGGTATAACTTTATGTTGTTTTACCAAAATGTATTCCGAAACAGTCCCAAATGAGACCCAAATCTTTTCTTACTCCATGCTGAGGTATAAGAGGATCGTAAGTGCGAGTAATTCAAAGAGATTTGGAAGAGTTCCTGAGAGGCGGATTGATTCTCCAAGTGCTGCGTGTAGAATTGGGAGCGAGAGGATGGTCTGTATAAGAAGTACACTGATAAAGAGGAGTAAGCCGAGCATAAAACTAGAATACGTTTTTTGAAATGTGTCAACATACATGATGAGTAATCCTAGGAGCAGTGAAATATTCATACAGATAATAATAGTATTAAGTGCATACCATTTTGCAAGGATTTGAGTTGTTCGCTCCTCGAAATTTTTTCCTCTTTGTTTAGCATATTCAAAACTGATGCTTGACAGTATCAAACCGATAAGAAGGCCGATGAGGAGGAGTATCAGTATATAGGTTATTGCTTTTGTTTTTGGAGTTAACGTTTTTGTATAGGGTATATCGATCATGGGTGTTCATCCTCATTTTTTTCTTTAGTTATCTTTTTTTTCCCAATTTGATCCCAAATTTCTGTAAAAAAACAGTGGTGTTCTTCCATGAGATCCGAGGGAAAATAGACTTTGCCGTACTCACGTCCCGTTGATGTTAATATCTTGTTTTTTTCGAGAATGTCGAGGTGGTGTCGCACGGTCTTATAATCAAGATTCAGGATTTTTGCGAGTTCATGAGCATTATGTGGTGTTTTGAAAAGCTCTTCAAGAAGTCTTCCTCTGTTGATTCCTCCAGCTGAACCTGCAAGAAGCCACCACAGAAGACGTTTTACAGCATGCATACTTTGACCATTTGTCCAACTGCCATGTCGTTGATTCTTTTTAAATATTATGAGTCTCTGAAAGGACCGTTAGCAAAAACCAGCATAACTATATACATCTATATAGTTCATTGAGTATATATAGATAATTTTTATATCTATTGAGAAGCTATTAATTTCTCTAGATACTACGAGATCCTATGAATAAATCATTAAGAAAAGAAGAGGTAGTCACTATTCAACAGGTTCATGATATGAAAGATGAGGCTAGTTTTGAATCATCTGTTAACCATAAAAAAAGTGGTATGGAGACAAGAAAGGTTCAGATTACCGGTAAATCTACATATATTATTTCGTTGCCAAAAACGTGGGTAAACAAGGTAAAAATACGCAACGGGAATAGTGTTGCTTTAATTCCTCGTTCTAATGGAACGCTTCTCATTAATCCAAAACTTGATGACACGCAGGAGCTTATCAGCTGTGTGATCAATATTGATTCAACAGATATGGAAACTTTATTTCGGCGTTTTATTGGTGCTTATCTTGCCGGGTACGATATTATTGAGATTACCAGCAAGGATCGTTTGTCGTCACAGGTTCGCCAGTCGATTCGTCGGATGATCCAAAGTCTCATCGGTCTGGAGATCATTGATGAATCCTCAAACTCAATCAAAGTTAAAGATCTGCTCGATTCCAGTGATCTTTCCCTACTCCAAGGTTTAAAACGAATGTATGTCATCACGCGGAGTATGCATCGTGATGCAATAACTGCGTTGCAGAATCGTGATTTAGAACTCATCGAGGATGTTGAAGTACGCGATGATGAGGTTGATAAGTTTTATTGGATGATTGCAAAGCAGTATAACTTAGTGTTAAATGATATGTTTTTTGCTGATAAGATGGGTGTAAAACCTCAAGATGTACTAGGCTATCTTTTGATTGCTCGTTCGATTGAGCGAATTGCGGATCATGCAAAAAAATTGGCAAGTAACGCTCGAAATATTCATGTGAAACTTGATCTTATGCCTCGGATTGTCGAAGCAAGTGAAATGGTGTTAAAACAGTTTGATGAGGCGATGAATGCGTTTCAGCGAAATAAGTTTGAATACGCTAATGATATTTTAAATAAATCTGAACATCTCGCTAAGAATATCAAACAGCTTACTAGTGATATTTTTTCGCTAAAGATTGATGCTGCGTCTTTGGTTGCATTGGCGTATGTTGTTGATAGTCTGGAGCGAACGCGGGCGTATATTCTTGATATTGCTGAAACAGCAATCAACCACCAATATACGATGATGCTTCCATAACATCACAGAATATGTTTGTGTTCAGCTTGTATTGCACCATGACATCAAGTATCTATATATATCTATTGAGAAGACAATTGCATGTATATTGTATATGGATTAATCTTATCTATTATTGGTTCTATGTCTTCCTTGGGATTAAGTTAACTCTACACCCATCCTAAACTCTGAGATGAAATAGCCGTTGTATCTCAAGAGGGGGCTTAAGGTAGTGGGGAGTTGCCGGAAGCTTTCACTGCCCATCTTTGCCAAGCCCCATTTTTTTCTTCTACGTTGGTTGATGATTGTGAGAGTCATCTCCAGATTGTCCATACGTGTTGTGCTTCTCCAGCATTCTTTTCAAATATTTGTACCAAGTATAAAACGCATAGGTTAAGATGCAAATGCCGAGGAGTAGCAGGGTGAGCCAGTCGAAGTAGAAATCAAGTGTTTGTGGTGTCGGTGCTGGGTAGTATGAGTCTGGGTGGAAGAGTCCTTGGTACATCATACGAGTTCCATGACCGATCATGATTGCTCCCGCCATGAGAAATAGAAGACTTCTCAAGTATAAATGCTTGATTGTTCTTTTCTGGTAGGAGGTCATCTTTCCACCTGTTTCGTGTCCATTGTTAACTATAAACATTCGTTCTATTTAAATGTTTCGTGGAAAATAATCTTTTTTTGTTGAGTGTTGCTTTTTATCAAAAAATAAATACGTATACGTTTTTTCAAAAAAATGAGTAGACCTTTTG from Candidatus Thermoplasmatota archaeon includes these protein-coding regions:
- a CDS encoding winged helix-turn-helix domain-containing protein, yielding MHAVKRLLWWLLAGSAGGINRGRLLEELFKTPHNAHELAKILNLDYKTVRHHLDILEKNKILTSTGREYGKVYFPSDLMEEHHCFFTEIWDQIGKKKITKEKNEDEHP
- a CDS encoding phosphate uptake regulator PhoU; protein product: MNKSLRKEEVVTIQQVHDMKDEASFESSVNHKKSGMETRKVQITGKSTYIISLPKTWVNKVKIRNGNSVALIPRSNGTLLINPKLDDTQELISCVINIDSTDMETLFRRFIGAYLAGYDIIEITSKDRLSSQVRQSIRRMIQSLIGLEIIDESSNSIKVKDLLDSSDLSLLQGLKRMYVITRSMHRDAITALQNRDLELIEDVEVRDDEVDKFYWMIAKQYNLVLNDMFFADKMGVKPQDVLGYLLIARSIERIADHAKKLASNARNIHVKLDLMPRIVEASEMVLKQFDEAMNAFQRNKFEYANDILNKSEHLAKNIKQLTSDIFSLKIDAASLVALAYVVDSLERTRAYILDIAETAINHQYTMMLP